One Oncorhynchus masou masou isolate Uvic2021 chromosome 2, UVic_Omas_1.1, whole genome shotgun sequence genomic region harbors:
- the LOC135558771 gene encoding uncharacterized protein LOC135558771 isoform X3, with protein MTRGRRTKLEPWIEQVILSYGTEPEEEKKNTLMKAHVVGVGRMSESQARQTEGLTTLLFLSDGVVHIPAILTQDAWETLQEQEDRECFSSLINSTVCVFSYTLKFNMDSEQTKSQFYLSVGELTTTSAGAAKDNTPCCTSLNSVRQRICTTWRSLLAQDSVQTQNTQSEFSLSELLGEWQHDWRQSLLKDVMELLRTPTNPPSPQASTSNALTHTGTRWAIERFRYKGEDTFNVPVSHLHIPDNLSQKLHSPSEDNSETQSGLVPPSEDRPTDPPETDQPIVAADSRQTDRPVPLERRHPAHEPTLSQESMDGEVVSGMTGGAVASPWDMFAPAAELLRTSSASDESITSEPLPLKKSQSLLDSTPQPVTLATFPLATSTQVPSLTPGATQRSGERSLPPYQKPGPSHSLLSSSGSSSTVSLSTKNQHSGMKLHHGSSTTAHQLTITEQQDQVEEEEDVVKRWCSKAKRKSSVQTSEDNDITLEEEDMQKKRSPPSWMFETQDIPRIGEGSSCNQNAVAAIAPQRASNVHSDGTLFSYSYQLCGHISKDLSHLKIPDGMLHWAVRYLVPSMQTEVVKDTQLRPQTHPS; from the exons ATGACTCGGGGTAGGAGAACTAAGTTGGAGCCCTGGATAGAGCAGGTCATCCTGAGTTATGGCACAGagccagaggaggagaagaagaacacTCTGATGAAAGCGCATGTTGTGGGG gttggCCGGATGTCAGAGTCCCAGGCCCGGCAGACTGAGGGTTTGACAACGTTGCTGTTCCTCTCTGATGGAGTGGTGCACATCCCCGCCATACTGACCCAGGACGCCTGGGAGACTCTTCAGGA GCAGGAGGACCGTGAGTGCTTCTCCAGTCTCATTAattccacagtgtgtgtgttttcatacacaCTGAAGTTCAACATGGACTCTGAACAG ACAAAGAGCCAGTTTTACTTATCGGTTGGTGAGCTGACCACCACATCAGCTGGGGCTGCTAAAGACAACACCCCTTGCTG CACATCGCTCAACTCAGTCAGACAAAGGATCTGTACAACATGGAG ATCCCTGCTTGCTCAGGATTCTGTCCAAACTCAGAACACCCAGTCTG AGTTCAGTCTGTCAGAGCTGCTGGGGGAGTGGCAGCATGACTGGCGCCAGTCTCTGTTGAAGGATGTGATGGAACTCCTGAGGACGCCCACAAACCCCCCCTCCCCACAGGCCTCAACCTCCaatgccctcacacacactggcacCAGATGGGCTATTGAAAGGTTCAgatataag GGGGAGGATACTTTCAATGTCCCTGTGTCTCACCTACACATCCCAGACAATCTGAGTCAGAAACTGCACTCACCCTCAG AAGACAACAGTGAAACGCAGAGTGGACTGGTCCCTCCATCTgaagacagaccgacagacccaCCAGAGACAGATCAACCAATCGTTGCTGCTGACAGCAGGCAGACTGACAGGCCAGTGCCTCTGGAGAGAAGACATCCTGCCCATGAGCCCACACTTTCTC aggAGAGTATGGATGGCGAGGTGGTGTCAGGGATGACCGGAGGAGCAGTGGCGAGCCCATGGGACATGTTTGCACCAGCAGCAGAGCTGCTCAGGACCTCTTCTGCATCTGATG AATCCATCACCTCGGAGCCCCTCCCCCTCAAGAAGAGCCAGTCTCTGCTTGACTCCACTCCACAACCAGTCACTCTTGCAACATTTCCCCTGGCAACCAGCACCCAGGTGCCATCCCTGACCCCTGGGGCCACCCAAAGGTCAGGCGAGCGCTCCCTTCCTCCTTATCAAAAACCAGGCCCCTCCCACAGCCTACTCTCCTCCAGTGGCTCCTCCTCCACTGTGAGTCTATCTACAAAGAACCAACACTCTGGCATGAAGCTCCACCACGGTAGCTCAACCACAGCACATCAACTTACAATCACAGAGCAGCAAGAtcaggtggaggaagaggaggatgttgtGAAGAGGTGGTGTAGTAAGGCTAAGAGGAAGAGTTCCGTGCAGACCTCCGAGGATAATGATATCACCTTGGAGGAGGAAGATATGCAGAAGAAACGCAGCCCGCCCTCCTGGATGTTTGAAACTCAGGATATTCCCAGGATTGGGGAGGGAAGCAGCTGCAATCAGAACGCAGTTGCAGCAATAGCCCCCCAGAGGGCCTCCAAT GTTCACAGTGATGGCACTTTGTTCTCATATTCTTATCAGCTGTGTGGCCACATTTCGAAGGATTTAAGCCATTTAAA
- the LOC135558771 gene encoding uncharacterized protein LOC135558771 isoform X2, with product MTRGRRTKLEPWIEQVILSYGTEPEEEKKNTLMKAHVVGVGRMSESQARQTEGLTTLLFLSDGVVHIPAILTQDAWETLQEQEDRECFSSLINSTVCVFSYTLKFNMDSEQTKSQFYLSVGELTTTSAGAAKDNTPCCTSLNSVRQRICTTWRSLLAQDSVQTQNTQSEFSLSELLGEWQHDWRQSLLKDVMELLRTPTNPPSPQASTSNALTHTGTRWAIERFRYKGEDTFNVPVSHLHIPDNLSQKLHSPSDNSETQSGLVPPSEDRPTDPPETDQPIVAADSRQTDRPVPLERRHPAHEPTLSRDLCLLTEESMDGEVVSGMTGGAVASPWDMFAPAAELLRTSSASDESITSEPLPLKKSQSLLDSTPQPVTLATFPLATSTQVPSLTPGATQRSGERSLPPYQKPGPSHSLLSSSGSSSTVSLSTKNQHSGMKLHHGSSTTAHQLTITEQQDQVEEEEDVVKRWCSKAKRKSSVQTSEDNDITLEEEDMQKKRSPPSWMFETQDIPRIGEGSSCNQNAVAAIAPQRASNVHSDGTLFSYSYQLCGHISKDLSHLKIPDGMLHWAVRYLVPSMQTEVVKDTQLRPQTHPS from the exons ATGACTCGGGGTAGGAGAACTAAGTTGGAGCCCTGGATAGAGCAGGTCATCCTGAGTTATGGCACAGagccagaggaggagaagaagaacacTCTGATGAAAGCGCATGTTGTGGGG gttggCCGGATGTCAGAGTCCCAGGCCCGGCAGACTGAGGGTTTGACAACGTTGCTGTTCCTCTCTGATGGAGTGGTGCACATCCCCGCCATACTGACCCAGGACGCCTGGGAGACTCTTCAGGA GCAGGAGGACCGTGAGTGCTTCTCCAGTCTCATTAattccacagtgtgtgtgttttcatacacaCTGAAGTTCAACATGGACTCTGAACAG ACAAAGAGCCAGTTTTACTTATCGGTTGGTGAGCTGACCACCACATCAGCTGGGGCTGCTAAAGACAACACCCCTTGCTG CACATCGCTCAACTCAGTCAGACAAAGGATCTGTACAACATGGAG ATCCCTGCTTGCTCAGGATTCTGTCCAAACTCAGAACACCCAGTCTG AGTTCAGTCTGTCAGAGCTGCTGGGGGAGTGGCAGCATGACTGGCGCCAGTCTCTGTTGAAGGATGTGATGGAACTCCTGAGGACGCCCACAAACCCCCCCTCCCCACAGGCCTCAACCTCCaatgccctcacacacactggcacCAGATGGGCTATTGAAAGGTTCAgatataag GGGGAGGATACTTTCAATGTCCCTGTGTCTCACCTACACATCCCAGACAATCTGAGTCAGAAACTGCACTCACCCTCAG ACAACAGTGAAACGCAGAGTGGACTGGTCCCTCCATCTgaagacagaccgacagacccaCCAGAGACAGATCAACCAATCGTTGCTGCTGACAGCAGGCAGACTGACAGGCCAGTGCCTCTGGAGAGAAGACATCCTGCCCATGAGCCCACACTTTCTCGTGACTTATGTTTGTTAACTG aggAGAGTATGGATGGCGAGGTGGTGTCAGGGATGACCGGAGGAGCAGTGGCGAGCCCATGGGACATGTTTGCACCAGCAGCAGAGCTGCTCAGGACCTCTTCTGCATCTGATG AATCCATCACCTCGGAGCCCCTCCCCCTCAAGAAGAGCCAGTCTCTGCTTGACTCCACTCCACAACCAGTCACTCTTGCAACATTTCCCCTGGCAACCAGCACCCAGGTGCCATCCCTGACCCCTGGGGCCACCCAAAGGTCAGGCGAGCGCTCCCTTCCTCCTTATCAAAAACCAGGCCCCTCCCACAGCCTACTCTCCTCCAGTGGCTCCTCCTCCACTGTGAGTCTATCTACAAAGAACCAACACTCTGGCATGAAGCTCCACCACGGTAGCTCAACCACAGCACATCAACTTACAATCACAGAGCAGCAAGAtcaggtggaggaagaggaggatgttgtGAAGAGGTGGTGTAGTAAGGCTAAGAGGAAGAGTTCCGTGCAGACCTCCGAGGATAATGATATCACCTTGGAGGAGGAAGATATGCAGAAGAAACGCAGCCCGCCCTCCTGGATGTTTGAAACTCAGGATATTCCCAGGATTGGGGAGGGAAGCAGCTGCAATCAGAACGCAGTTGCAGCAATAGCCCCCCAGAGGGCCTCCAAT GTTCACAGTGATGGCACTTTGTTCTCATATTCTTATCAGCTGTGTGGCCACATTTCGAAGGATTTAAGCCATTTAAA
- the LOC135558771 gene encoding uncharacterized protein LOC135558771 isoform X1 gives MTRGRRTKLEPWIEQVILSYGTEPEEEKKNTLMKAHVVGVGRMSESQARQTEGLTTLLFLSDGVVHIPAILTQDAWETLQEQEDRECFSSLINSTVCVFSYTLKFNMDSEQTKSQFYLSVGELTTTSAGAAKDNTPCCTSLNSVRQRICTTWRSLLAQDSVQTQNTQSEFSLSELLGEWQHDWRQSLLKDVMELLRTPTNPPSPQASTSNALTHTGTRWAIERFRYKGEDTFNVPVSHLHIPDNLSQKLHSPSEDNSETQSGLVPPSEDRPTDPPETDQPIVAADSRQTDRPVPLERRHPAHEPTLSRDLCLLTEESMDGEVVSGMTGGAVASPWDMFAPAAELLRTSSASDESITSEPLPLKKSQSLLDSTPQPVTLATFPLATSTQVPSLTPGATQRSGERSLPPYQKPGPSHSLLSSSGSSSTVSLSTKNQHSGMKLHHGSSTTAHQLTITEQQDQVEEEEDVVKRWCSKAKRKSSVQTSEDNDITLEEEDMQKKRSPPSWMFETQDIPRIGEGSSCNQNAVAAIAPQRASNVHSDGTLFSYSYQLCGHISKDLSHLKIPDGMLHWAVRYLVPSMQTEVVKDTQLRPQTHPS, from the exons ATGACTCGGGGTAGGAGAACTAAGTTGGAGCCCTGGATAGAGCAGGTCATCCTGAGTTATGGCACAGagccagaggaggagaagaagaacacTCTGATGAAAGCGCATGTTGTGGGG gttggCCGGATGTCAGAGTCCCAGGCCCGGCAGACTGAGGGTTTGACAACGTTGCTGTTCCTCTCTGATGGAGTGGTGCACATCCCCGCCATACTGACCCAGGACGCCTGGGAGACTCTTCAGGA GCAGGAGGACCGTGAGTGCTTCTCCAGTCTCATTAattccacagtgtgtgtgttttcatacacaCTGAAGTTCAACATGGACTCTGAACAG ACAAAGAGCCAGTTTTACTTATCGGTTGGTGAGCTGACCACCACATCAGCTGGGGCTGCTAAAGACAACACCCCTTGCTG CACATCGCTCAACTCAGTCAGACAAAGGATCTGTACAACATGGAG ATCCCTGCTTGCTCAGGATTCTGTCCAAACTCAGAACACCCAGTCTG AGTTCAGTCTGTCAGAGCTGCTGGGGGAGTGGCAGCATGACTGGCGCCAGTCTCTGTTGAAGGATGTGATGGAACTCCTGAGGACGCCCACAAACCCCCCCTCCCCACAGGCCTCAACCTCCaatgccctcacacacactggcacCAGATGGGCTATTGAAAGGTTCAgatataag GGGGAGGATACTTTCAATGTCCCTGTGTCTCACCTACACATCCCAGACAATCTGAGTCAGAAACTGCACTCACCCTCAG AAGACAACAGTGAAACGCAGAGTGGACTGGTCCCTCCATCTgaagacagaccgacagacccaCCAGAGACAGATCAACCAATCGTTGCTGCTGACAGCAGGCAGACTGACAGGCCAGTGCCTCTGGAGAGAAGACATCCTGCCCATGAGCCCACACTTTCTCGTGACTTATGTTTGTTAACTG aggAGAGTATGGATGGCGAGGTGGTGTCAGGGATGACCGGAGGAGCAGTGGCGAGCCCATGGGACATGTTTGCACCAGCAGCAGAGCTGCTCAGGACCTCTTCTGCATCTGATG AATCCATCACCTCGGAGCCCCTCCCCCTCAAGAAGAGCCAGTCTCTGCTTGACTCCACTCCACAACCAGTCACTCTTGCAACATTTCCCCTGGCAACCAGCACCCAGGTGCCATCCCTGACCCCTGGGGCCACCCAAAGGTCAGGCGAGCGCTCCCTTCCTCCTTATCAAAAACCAGGCCCCTCCCACAGCCTACTCTCCTCCAGTGGCTCCTCCTCCACTGTGAGTCTATCTACAAAGAACCAACACTCTGGCATGAAGCTCCACCACGGTAGCTCAACCACAGCACATCAACTTACAATCACAGAGCAGCAAGAtcaggtggaggaagaggaggatgttgtGAAGAGGTGGTGTAGTAAGGCTAAGAGGAAGAGTTCCGTGCAGACCTCCGAGGATAATGATATCACCTTGGAGGAGGAAGATATGCAGAAGAAACGCAGCCCGCCCTCCTGGATGTTTGAAACTCAGGATATTCCCAGGATTGGGGAGGGAAGCAGCTGCAATCAGAACGCAGTTGCAGCAATAGCCCCCCAGAGGGCCTCCAAT GTTCACAGTGATGGCACTTTGTTCTCATATTCTTATCAGCTGTGTGGCCACATTTCGAAGGATTTAAGCCATTTAAA